tgatttttatttatttatttaattagttaTTATTCAAATTTGCATTcagccctccctgcaagtgggctcagagcagatcacaacagaatgtaaaaacaaataataaaatgtaagagaaaaaaaaattaaaacagtttaaaaacagcaTAAATACATGCAAGAAGGAATTTCCAGCTCGTGCCATTGGTCTCCAAATCTCTTTAGTCTGGGCCGCATGCAGATGTTAGGATTGAgatgaagttagggttgccagcctccaggtggggcctggagacctcctgcttttccaactgatctctagctgtcagagatcagctcccctggagaaaacagctgcttggaagggtggactctacggcattgtactatgctgtgacccctcccctccccaaaccctaccctcttccggctccacccccaaagtctccagatatctcccattgcagacctggcaaccttaagcaAAAGATGTGGTCAGTGACTCAAGATGGGTGGGTACCCACTGAGAGAGAGGCAAAAGTTACTTGAGGAAGATCATGGGCGGGCCTAGAGTTATGGTTGTTCATGCAGTCCTGGGAAACTGCGAGGACTCCTGTGAGTGGCCCCTCTTCCTCTGCGAGATTATTTGGATGGCTCCTTGCTGGGGGCAGAAGGGGGTTAGAGGAGGGAGTTGGGAGCaataggtagagttgccaactccaggttgggaaattcctggagattccggGGGTGGAtactgaggaaggcagggtttggggggggaagagacctcagtggggcataatgtcaTAGGGTCCCTCCAaagaaccattttctccaggggaactgatctctatcacctggagatcaatttaatactaagagatctccagaccctacctgaAGATTGGCAGTTCTAGTTATCAGGAAAAACCTGGGAAGCGGTAGCAACAATAACTGATGGAGACAGAGGCTTCAAGGTTACTGTTTGGGTGGAGCTGTTGCTAGATGCGGGGTTGCTAGGCCAGTTGCTAAGGAAGGCGGTTGCTAGGGGGCAGGGATTGCCTCCTAGATATCGGTGGAAGAGGTGGAGCTGATGAGAGAGCCCATGCTTGCTGCAGcctggagttggggggggggggtgaggttgCCCAAGACTGGCCCTGCCTGGCAGCACTTCCCCTGCAGGCAGCAGGATCGGTTCTGCAGTTCAGGCCCCCACCAGACATGCAGAAGGGTGGGACACTTTCTCTGTCCTTTGCGGACAAGTCCCATTTCTGATGTGTTTTAATCCACTCACTTctgagtttttttttgggggggggagcagctgtTTATCCAAGGTTTCTGTGCCCAGGGGGCTGAGATGCAGCATCTCTCTGTGGTGGGGGTGGCTCTAGATGCAGCAAGGCCTCTACGGGTGCTGATACGAGGAAGGAGTCTGACGACATCAAAGGGAGGGATGATGAAGTCGGTGGTGGATGGGAGTGTGTgcgttggggaaggggggggtcaTCCTAATCTTTTCCGGATGACTCTGGCAGGAATACATGCACTGAAAAGCTACGGAGCAAtagaagaggagagagaggtggaccAGGGGATAAACAGAGAAGAGGGGGACCATCAGCAGCAAAGAGACAACCTGGCAACGTGGAAGGCAGACCAAAGTATCAGAAGATGGAGTCCCTGGGAAAGCAGACGAGGAAAGAGGTTGGGACAGATTAGGGATAACATGGGATGGAGGGAATGAAAGCCTAGAGGGAAGCGGGTAccattgggtgggggggggagaaaaactgGGAGAGCAAGTAGGAAAGAGGGAACCCCTGGGATAGAGGAAAGAGGACTGGAAAAATCAGATGAGTGGAAATGGCTGGATCAGCAGGGGGAAATAGGGAGAGAGAGGAGCTTTGGCAACAGAATACGGCAATGGAGCAGAGAGAACAGGGCGACCGGGGAATGTGGTGGCAGTGAAAATGACCAAGGAGAGACTGAATTGATGGTGCTTGAAGCCAGAAACAAAACCGTGCTAGAGATGTGAGGAGGAATCGGTGCAGCGGCTGAGCAAAGTGCAGAGAGAACAACACCCATCCTAGCGCGCTGGGTTAAAAGGGCAAAGAGGGTCAGAAGGGTGCACAGATGCTCATGGAGTGCTCTAAGCCTGCCTGAAGATGCCCTGTATCATGTCCGACTGGGGTCTCCACGGCCTCCTCTCACCACTCCTCCCTGACACATCATCTTGGAGGCCCCGGCCAGAACCCACCATAGCAGTTCTGGGTTCCCTGGTCTTGCTGTTTATTTGGTATTGCTACCGTGTAGGGAGTGGGCAAGCAGCCCCCACATCCCACCAGCAGGGAGTGCCAGCAGAGGAACGATGCCCTCGCCGTGCCCTCCAGAGCGATGCCGTGAACCAGCGCCTCTATCGCAGCCTGCGAGACTATGCCAAGCGCTACTCGTGGTCTGGCATGAACCGGCTGCACAAAGGCATCCGAGACCAGGCCCATTACCAGCTGGGGGAACGGCCCGCTATCCAGAAGCCCAGCGCCTTCTATCTCCCGGATTTGCCCTCTGCCCCCTACTTCCCCCGAGAGTCCCAGCGCCACGATGTAGAGATCCTCGAACTGAGTTATGCAGCCATCTTGCGCGAATTCGAGAGCATCGCGTGGGACTTTGCATCCGGAACACCGATACCACGGGGATGGACAGCCAATGCAACCTCTGGCTGGCATAGCTATTACCTCTACCGGCAGGGGGAGTGCATGGCACAGAACTGCCGCAGCTGCCCATGGACCTACAGGGCACTCAGTGCCCTACGCACCTTTGTAAGCGCCAATCGCTTTGGAAATGCTTGCTTTAGCGTCCTGCAACCGGGAACCGTACTGCCAGGAACGTATGGGCCAACCAACACCAGAGTGCGGTGCCATCTAGGTGAGCAGACTCTGGGGAGGGACAGTGAGGTGGGGGGAacctggcggggagatggcatGAGTGTGTATGTGAATGCTAGAAGTACAAATGTCTTCCTTCCTGGGTGTGTCTGTGGTCTAGTTGTTGACCTTTTCCTTAAGCAGAAGACTTAAAGAACAGAAACGAGGACTCCCCTTAGGCCATTAGTCTCCTGCctaatctcatcagctctcaaaagctaagcagcatcagctCCAGTTAcaatttggatgggaaaccaccaaggaagcccagagttgttatgaagaggcaggcaacagcaaaccacctctgaatgtctcttgccttgaagactctATTGGGTTATCTTAAGTTGGTTGccatttgacagcactttccatcaccaccaagCTGCCTATCTATCTTTAAATCTGGGAAACTTAGGCTTGAGTATCCCCTTAGTTCCTCTTCTGCAAAACAGGTATAGGAATGACCTTCACAGTGCTGCTGGGAAGATGCATTCATCCAGTGTCAGAAAATAGTttagagtccagtagaacctttaagactaacacattttattgtagcatcagctttcaagaaacacagcccTCTTCGTCAGAGAGCTGTGTTcttcgaaagcttatgctacaataaaatgtgttgtcttaaaggtgctactggactctttactattttgcagcaacagactaacatggcttccTCCTCCACAAAATAGTTTGCAAATGAAAAGTGTGGTAGCATTGATTAGGAGTAGTAGTTTGGATGGATGAGTGAACGAATAGACCTTCTTTGCTTTCTGCAGTTCCACAACATTTCTTCCACAGGGTGGCCTCTGCAATTCTGTCGACCAGCTGATGATGCCCACCGTACTTCCAATGAAGCAGATTCTGATCCATAAAAGTTTATATCCCAACAAACCTATTTGTCTTTCAGGTGACAAAAAGATTCCTTGATGGTCTCATGCAGATTTTGAAATCCTTTCGTCCTTTTAAAACAAATTGTTACTCTTCAGATGCATGAAAAAACATGCAATAGCCACAAAAGGTTGCAGTATACAGAAAGCTCCTACACCCTGTGGGAGGTACCTGTCCTCTCTTTCCTAGTTTCCAGTCAGGCAGTCTCCTCACCAGCACATTTCTTTCCTGCCTGGACATTTTTAAGTAAGAGCAAGAtaatccccttccttctctcttcctacAAAGTCAGAGGATCACCATACAGTGTGCAAAACTGAGCATATTCATGCATGCACAATAAATCTCCATGTATTGCCTGCCTTTGAACAATTTGGCTTTCCCTCATTTAAAAACTGTGTTTATCTTTCTACCCTGTTCATTTTGTGAGGAGGTCTGAAAGAAATGGCCATTCTGACCCCGCCCCCCTCCTTCTAAACGCCACCCTTTTGCTCCCCCTTCCAGGGCTGAAGGTGCCTCCCAGTTGTGAGCTGGTAGTGGGTGGTGAGCCCCAGTGCTGGTCTGAAGGCTACTGCCTCCTCGTAGATGACTCCTTCTTGCACACAACGGCACACAATGGTAAGACACAGCAGGCAACAGGCTTTGAAAGCCCCAACTGCATTGTTAAGAAACCTGGAGGGGAAGCGGTGTCACCCAacaggggcctaggagggccttctactggctgccaccactctggtaagggtctacatgggagggcccagagcacccaaccacgcgttttccttattagtaaatacctcttaactgtgaccaaggagacgtgaggaccaaagcagtatAACAAGTTTATTTGCAGTGCTGAaataagtgggtaaaaacagtaaaatatatATTCAGTAAAGGTGgatgcaaataaacagaagccctgacacatttagctagacattcccttcctctaataccaaactcaccactttgggtaagggatctctcctgcttcctcctctccttcagcCTTTTCCAAAGAAAACACACTCTCTTGCCCTTTCCTAGGTCCTACCCCGCTTTGGGCCAGTTTCCCttcaaaaccttgccacccaatcaaagggacagaggggatcctgggagatgtaggctttctgtagtaactcctaggcaggcttctctggagcctgtaggcctcactaggcccaggatcatgacaggagGGTTCAAGTTTCATTTGCAGGGGTAACAAGTTGTCCTTTGGCAGCCTCAGTTCCCCAGTTTGTAATATAGGGAAAACATATGACCACCTCAATCATGACAGTCATCAGGATCCAACTCCCTTGTTGGGAGTCCAGAACTGCTGCATCCTTTCAAGGTGGGCCTTTGGTAATCCCTCAATGGATGGAAAGAAGGGGGGGCATGTTCAGCCTCACCGATATCCTCTTTCCTGCCAAGCTTCGTCCATCTgacctagggttgctaggtccccccCAGTCACTAGCAGGGGATCAcacttgggaagctcctggagatttgggagcctggggaggacaggaattTCAATGGGGCACAATGTcgtagaggccaccctccaaagcgttTTCTCCTGGAGAACAGAGCTCTGCAGTCTAGAGATGAACTGTAAATCTGGGGGgaatctgcaggccccacctagaggctggcatccctactcctgACCACATGGGAGAGGCCTAGCCTGCacagccagattaacaattaggccaagaaggcactggcctatggatcCCGCCTTTAGgagccctgggccagctccccccccccccccgtttctcccctgcttgcagccagcaactgagctgcactTTGCTCAACTTGCcttgtgaggctgctgctggtgtcgttgccaagttcctctgcctctcccttgcagcttagtaaaagcgacttttaaaaatgtgcctgcaggctgcagcaggggacatgggtggtggggtgggtgctcagactcaagataatttgtgaggggggcctCCACAGGGATTAATCTGGCACTGCTAGTCTGCCTTTGAAAGGAGCACCCAGGGGACAGGCAGGACTCGGCTTCTGGACtacagcaaaaaaaacccaagagaaATTTGTGCACTGGGAGGGTTAATTTTAATTTGCTCTGAAAGCCCCTAGGTGCTCTGAATCAGGGGGACCTGTAAAATGTAGTGTGACCACTCCCCACAGCAACCCTGTTTGATATTTTACAAATCCCTCTGATGACATGCATACAAAATGCAGTGAGGTTCTCAACTGCAccaattgcttttttttttttgctctgtgcTTGGCCTCCTGACTATTGGACAGCAAGGGTTTAGTCAGTAATGGAGATGAGGGATAATCATCCCTTGCTCTGCTTCACCTATGGGGTTTTCCTTTAATCTTCCAAGGCTAGAACGGACCACAGGCGTAGCTGTTTATCACAGGTGCACGGTTGCTCGATCAACTGGCATTCATCGCAGGTGACCAGGCAAGCATTGTTGCAAGAATGGACATAACCCTACCTAGATTTTGTAAGGCTACCTCAAGATGAAGATTATGAAGTATGCCACACAAGTTGTGCTGCGTATACATGATAATTCTAGCAATgctcatgagagccagtgtgttgCAGTGGTTGAGTGGGGCTccagtctgggagaactgggtttgattccccactcttcacatgtagctgctgggtgaccttgggtcagtcacagcttctcaagagcaattctctcagagcactctcggcctaatctacctcatagggtgtctgttgtggggaggggaagggacggagattgtaaattgctctgagaccccaagtgaagggtggggttatAAATCCACTCTGTTCTTCTTGCAGGCTCCCCCTCCGATGGGCCACGGGTGGTTTTTATCGTCGACCTCTGGCATCCCAATGTGGCAGGCCCTGAGCGGCAGGCTCTAGACTATATCTTTGCTCCTGGCCGATAGGCGCCAAGAAAATGCCCTCAACGCTGCCCTTATCTACTGGTGTTTGCTGCTCCTCACACTCATCAAACCCTCTGCTGTTACTGTCTTGGTATGAATATTTTCACCATTGTGCATACTGAGCTAGGGAGGGAGGAACCTTAGTGCGTCTCTAAGACCAGCACAGGGAAGTATTGTGAAATGAGCCATTGATGTGTGTGTTCCTATCTCAAGATGATGCTATGACTTGTCCTGCAGCTCTTTTGGATCTGGTGTCTCCGGGTTGCTTTCCACTTTTGGTGCACCAACCTGGGATGGGTCCGTTATGCCCAGTTCTCTTCTCCTCTAGGTCTAATCTAATCTGagactgctttggcagggagggcgggacataaattgaataaatacatAACCTTTCAGATGTGGACGCTGCCAAAGTCCATCAAAGCCCCATAAGCCTATGGTTTCAGTGTCGTGGACTTCTCTGTGTTGGGGCGGGGGGAATGGTGAGGGAGAAGCAAAACCAGTTCAACAGTTTCAACCTGTCTGTGATCCTTCATTAATCTCCTATCCTGTGTCTGTGTTGCAAAGTTTGTGTGGTGGGACTTAGTCCCCCAGATTCCTGCTAATTAACCTATACTCCAATAAAAATCATtagattccctccccccaacctcTCTGTCCCACTTTTGTTTTGTTGCAAGCGTTCAGACTCCTTTGGATCATCATCATGAACCTGATGTGTTTTATTAGAGCAGAACCATGGCCcctgaaacaaaacaaataacTGTTTGTCCAACAAACCTCAATATGGCCAAAATTTTATCATCCAAACCACCAGAAGATCCAAGATATCTCATCTCTAGGAGGTTAATACAAGCTGAAAAAATCCTGCCTCAGGATAGGCTTCCGAAGAGAATGAAGAGGTCAGTAGCATCAAGGAAAGACACACCCACAGAGGTGTATGGAGTGTCATGAACAAGATGGCTTTGTGTAGGGGGAAAGAGGAGGCATCAAGAGACTGTGTCGCCCCTCCCCAGTGCTGCTGTACAAAGGGGGACAAGTCTTTCTGCCTACCTTTTGCACCTATTAGGTTGCCCTGACACCCTTTTTGCTGCTGGTGACATTAACAAAACTGAGCACCTTATGATTTACACAGTCTCCCAAGTCGTTTCTATGCCTTTTGCCAATTCCTGCTACAATTTAGGGCCATAAGAAATGCATCTTGTTAAAAATTTCTCAGCTTCCTGAATTCAAGTGTCAGCGCTTGATGTACCCAGCTTCCTTCCTGCTCTTCCCAGCCCTGGGTCTTCCAAGCACTCTTTCTGTGCCAACTGAAAGAGAGGTTTTCTGGCATCTGCTGTTCCCACCGACATGAGATAAATTTGACAGTCCCTCCTTTTCAACCTGGGATGGCCAGgagagggagaaaggcaggaaaatTAGCCCACcgatttattgggggggggggggcggggaacaaCCAACCCAAAATCTAGACATTAGTAAGTCAATAAACAAACTCATGGAGTTTTATTATTCCTGAATAACTCCAAGTAAATACCTCCTGCAGCAGGTGCAGGATCTGTGCCGAAGTCCAAGACGCTGCCTGACTTAAGATGGCAGAGAATTCATCTGCTTTTAACCCAAAAGCCCTTTCTTCAACCCACTTCCCAAAGGTCAAAAAGCCCATCTTCATCACTGCTGTCAGTATTTGCGCTGGCGCAAGAAAAGGCCGGGGGGCCGTTTTGGAGTGGGCACGTCATCAGAGTCCAGGTCAAAGAGGTCCCTGCCGGTCTTCAAAATCTGCTCCTCTAAGACTTTGTGGCGCTTCATGTCCGACAGCACCTTATCCAGGCGCGCTTCCCGCTTCTGGCTCTTAGCAGAAGACCCTGAaaaattgaattttttaaaattagaatttGAGAACTTCAGGTGATGGGAGCAAGCAGAGGACCAAAGTTTCCAAAACTGAGAGGTGGACCCTCATCCCAAAGGACTGCTAGGAAACCACCCCACTCAGGCCATGCCTTCCATCCCGGTCTATATGATGGTGGTATAGGAGCATCTCCCCGCGCAGTCCAGTTGACCAGATTAGGGCCAGTGGGACATATTCTTACAGTCTTCTGCATAAGCCTGGCAAATTTCCCTTTTGGTGACCTGAAagcagggtcattttgtagaaagagaggtgccggagctcattagcacaactcatttgcatatgccacacgcagcccgacatcaccagaaggtgtactacattatatcagttcagcatctaccttcaaatgcttctggaattataattgccataagaaaaccttactcccaccatacttttaaaattgctttctcttatgtggccccagcagcatgatgaaaatttccatctgctttatatgtttgggttattttgcCCTTTTTTcatggggaaaaaatattagaaagtatgtcaaatcttaagagttcagcaaaattctcacagggggtttgaacaatggagcccagaagcaagtatttgcgggggggggggggggggggggcgggggagcacaataaaatttagaggttctggggctccactcctgtgagctcctgcccaaaatgaggcctgcctaaaAGTATGCCACACAGACCCAGGtactcctgccttcctcccttttctACTCTATGACATCTAAAAGCAGCAAACTCTTGCCATCCAAGCTTTCCTCTGGGTAACTTGAGCAGCCAACTCCAGTGTGGAGAAGCAAGGCTTCACCTAGGATTTCAGGGATATCGACGGGTGAAGGGATGGCGAAGGGCAGGACCTATGAACAGGACCATGGAACAGAAACAAGGACAAGGAGATTAGCACAGGATGAATCAGGGTGAGGATGGAAGGGGGGGGCCCTGGGATACTGCAAAGAGAGGCAAAGACCAAGTTTTATGGAAAGAGTAGGAGTATGGGGGGTTAGTACAGGGAAGCACGGCTTTCCTCGGTCACATACCAGGGGTTCTCCGGCGATCGATCAAGGAGCTTTTGGGTGAGATAGGCTCATCATCAAAGTCAAACTCTGTTGGCACATGAGGCCTGGAAACAAACAGAGAAAATTAGAATTgacacagcccagcctgacaatGGCTCCTTACCcccttccctcccacacacagaTCCTTCCTCCTGTCCCCTAATTCCAATGTCAGGCCCCTGCTCtcacttttcttcctcctcttcttcctgatTGTCAGGCTGTCCCTCAGATTTATCCTCATCTTCACTGCCGACCTCTGGGGTAGGGTTGCGTCGGGGCAAAATTTCTGCCTGGATCTCCAGAGTCCCCTGCGCAGCGATGAGTTCATAGAGACGTCGGATCTCCTTGGGGGGAGGCATCCAGGTGTCTGGGGAGTCCAGCTCCTCATCACTGCAGGGCACATCCCAGTCCTCCTCAGCAGACTCGCCTCCCTCTCCTGCCTGctccccctctgcttctcccgGCACCTCCTCTTGCTCCTCCATGGGGGTGGCTCGCTCTGAGGCCGGCCCGTCTTCCACCGCCAAGGACTGCATCCCCGAGGTCACTTCCCCTTCCTCCACAGTGCTGGCCTCCTCCATTGCTGCAACAGATGGAGACCACAAAAGTGAAAGTGAGGCTTTTAAGTCCCAAATGCAGCCAGGCTGAGGCTGGCCTggagccacacagcagctgttcTGAAGTAGGCCCATGGCAAAACAGCAGTAGGCATGGGAGAGTGGGGGAAAGGGTGGGATCAGAACTGGTGAGGTCTCAAATCTCCTTGGAACTGCAGAACAGCCACACTCCAGTCCAGCAGTACCTTAGAAACGAACAAGATTTTTagcggtataagcttttgagcaCCAAAGCTCAGGGAAGATGAGGTCAGGTAGTTGATACGGGATTGGATAAGGTAGGGGATTGGAGGCCAGgtaggagattggataaacatatggagcagaggtccatcagtggctattagcagcagtgtattgttggaactgtctgaggcagtgatgctctgtattctgggtacttggggggggcacagtgtgaggacatagccagcttcaagagggggttagataaaaatatggagcagaggtccatcagtggctattagccagtgtatatatatgtgtgtgtatatatattttggccactgtgtgacacagtgttggactggatgggccagtgacctgatccaacatggcttctcttatgttcttatgttctcttatgataggattcagtccaggtgggCCAGGTTAGTTCTGGGGTGAAGCAGCCTGTCTTTGGAAGCCTGCTTTTGTCCACTTCTGCACACCTTAGGCTGGGAAAGGCTCAGCCCCCTTGACATTACACCTTCTGGAATCTGTGCCGGGACATGTCTGTGAGGCCTGATATCCGTCCTGTGTACTTTCTGATCAGATTGGCTGTGTGCTATGGATGACTCCGGGTGCTGTTAAAAGAAGGGCTCTTGCATGCAGACTACCTCTCATTAAGAGGAGAGGGTCTGTCTGCTTACAGTTGGTGGGATTTGAACTGGTGAGATCTGTCTCCTCTGACCTAGAAAactgctagattcaagtccaggagcatcttagagaccaactagAACTTTGGGGGTATCAGCTTTTCAATGCCAAAACAGCCTTCCTTCGATACTGAAACCAAATTTAgtttttctactgcagaccaacatggctgctctctgAACCTCCTCTCTTAGCTATGAAGCTCCTTGGGTGACATTGTGacagtcactgtctctcagcccaacctgccCTAGAGGATtaccgagggagggagggaggggtcagAATCTACACACTCTACCCTCAATTTCTTAGAGAAAGGAGGGAGAATGCAGAGGAAGCAGAGATAATGTAACCTATTTGTTATGCTAATACAGTGCATTTTGGCAGGCTTACATCACCTCTACTGCCACTGTGAGTTTCACCTTCACTCTTGCATTGTCCCTCCAACAGCCAAATGAGAGCCATGTTGACATCCTCAGAGGAAAGCTTCAAAATCAAGTAAGTCAAACTAAGAGTAGGGAGACAGAGCAGCTTTTATAATGATAAAAGGAATGGAGCTGCTCATCAGGGATGGTCTCCACTTGGTATTTGTTTTAGGTCTCCTGCCTTCAAAGGCTGAGTCAAAACAAggctgctgttgttcagtcgcacagtcgagtccaactttttgtgacccccatggacaaagtcatgccaggcccaccatcctctgaagtctgctcaaaaatAAGACTAGAATTGATATAAAACCCACCCCACACTATTCACAGCAGCTTTAATAGTCTCATCTTGAATCTCATATTCTGGGCTGCAGTAGCAATAGCACCACCCATTCTACAGCCTGATCCATTGGTCATTTTTAAGCCACACCACTGCTGGGCAAGCCATGAATTGTTCTggcacacacccacccacctcatCAACACAGGACTAAGAGGGGAATACTCTGTCTCTTTCACCCTTGCTCCATATTCCacctacagtgcaatcctgtgtaTTGTTGTCCCACTTTAaatccatttaaatcaatgggtttagattaGAGTAACTCAGCAGAGAATCACACAGTTAATACATTggatttcaatttatatcccacccttcactctgaatctcagagcagtcacaataacCTTTCCTTAcctcccccctacaacagacaccctgtgaggtaggtggggctgaga
The sequence above is a segment of the Heteronotia binoei isolate CCM8104 ecotype False Entrance Well chromosome 15, APGP_CSIRO_Hbin_v1, whole genome shotgun sequence genome. Coding sequences within it:
- the ASPHD1 gene encoding aspartate beta-hydroxylase domain-containing protein 1, with the protein product MPCIMSDWGLHGLLSPLLPDTSSWRPRPEPTIAVLGSLVLLFIWYCYRVGSGQAAPTSHQQGVPAEERCPRRALQSDAVNQRLYRSLRDYAKRYSWSGMNRLHKGIRDQAHYQLGERPAIQKPSAFYLPDLPSAPYFPRESQRHDVEILELSYAAILREFESIAWDFASGTPIPRGWTANATSGWHSYYLYRQGECMAQNCRSCPWTYRALSALRTFVSANRFGNACFSVLQPGTVLPGTYGPTNTRVRCHLGLKVPPSCELVVGGEPQCWSEGYCLLVDDSFLHTTAHNGSPSDGPRVVFIVDLWHPNVAGPERQALDYIFAPGR
- the PAGR1 gene encoding PAXIP1-associated glutamate-rich protein 1 — encoded protein: MEEASTVEEGEVTSGMQSLAVEDGPASERATPMEEQEEVPGEAEGEQAGEGGESAEEDWDVPCSDEELDSPDTWMPPPKEIRRLYELIAAQGTLEIQAEILPRRNPTPEVGSEDEDKSEGQPDNQEEEEEEKPHVPTEFDFDDEPISPKSSLIDRRRTPGSSAKSQKREARLDKVLSDMKRHKVLEEQILKTGRDLFDLDSDDVPTPKRPPGLFLRQRKY